One region of Corvus hawaiiensis isolate bCorHaw1 chromosome 12, bCorHaw1.pri.cur, whole genome shotgun sequence genomic DNA includes:
- the CA5A gene encoding carbonic anhydrase 5A, mitochondrial isoform X3, with translation MNGVKVPALVRLSKQLQSLRAVPARPCSLAACSQKKARNAALHPLWQSPLTIPGGTRQSPINIQWRDSVYDPFLKPLKISYDPTTCLHIWNNGYSFLVEFDDSTDRSIIIGGPLENQYRLKQFHFHWGAINDWGSEHTVDSKFYPAELHLVHWNAVEYPSFEDAVMEGNGLAVIGVFLKLGARHEGLQTLVDALPAVRHKDTVIEFDVFDPSCLIPSCPDYWTYAGSLTTPPLTESVTWIIKKKPIEVDEDQRFMTASAQDLGRNPGINSH, from the exons ATGAATGGTGTGAAGGTACCAGCCCTGGTGCGTCTCTCCAAGCAGCTGCAAAGCCTTCGAGCTGTGCCAGCACGGCCgtgcagcctggctgcctgctcccagaaaAAAGCCAGGAATGCTGCCT TGCATCCGCTGTGGCAGAGCCCGCTGACAATTCCTGGAGGCACCCGGCAGTCTCCCATCAACATCCAGTGGAGGGACAGTGTTTATGATCCCTTCCTGAAGCCTCTGAAAATCAGCTATGACCCAACCACCTGTCTTCACATCTGGAACAATGGCTACTCCTTCCTGGTGGAGTTTGATGATTCTACTGACAGATCAA tcATCATTGGAGGGCCCTTGGAAAACCAGTACAGGCTAAAGCAGTTCCACTTCCACTGGGGAGCTATAAACGACTGGGGCTCAGAGCACACTGTTGACAGTAAATTTTACCCAGCAGAG ctgcatttggtGCACTGGAATGCTGTGGAGTACCCGAGTTTTGAGGATGCTGTGATGGAAGGGAATGGCTTGGCTGTTATTGGAGTGTTCTTAAAG ctgggagcacGGCACGAAGGGCTGCAGACCCTGGTGGATGCCCTGCCAGCAGTCAGACACAAG GACACTGTGATCGAGTTTGATGTCTTTGATCCCTCCTGTTTGATCCCTTCCTGCCCTGATTACTGGACCTATGCCGGCTCTTTGACCACTCCCCCCCTCACTGAATCAGTCACGTGGATCATTAAGAAGAAGCCAATAGAGGTGGATGAAGACCAG AGATTTATGACTGCTTCAGCCCAGGATCTGGGGAGGAATCCTGGCATTAACAGCCACTAA
- the CA5A gene encoding carbonic anhydrase 5A, mitochondrial isoform X1, with protein sequence MNGVKVPALVRLSKQLQSLRAVPARPCSLAACSQKKARNAALHPLWQSPLTIPGGTRQSPINIQWRDSVYDPFLKPLKISYDPTTCLHIWNNGYSFLVEFDDSTDRSIIIGGPLENQYRLKQFHFHWGAINDWGSEHTVDSKFYPAELHLVHWNAVEYPSFEDAVMEGNGLAVIGVFLKLGARHEGLQTLVDALPAVRHKDTVIEFDVFDPSCLIPSCPDYWTYAGSLTTPPLTESVTWIIKKKPIEVDEDQLEAFRMLLFTSDGEEEKRMVDNFRPLQPLMNRTVRSSFRPQRRRDPALRPHAEQLGP encoded by the exons ATGAATGGTGTGAAGGTACCAGCCCTGGTGCGTCTCTCCAAGCAGCTGCAAAGCCTTCGAGCTGTGCCAGCACGGCCgtgcagcctggctgcctgctcccagaaaAAAGCCAGGAATGCTGCCT TGCATCCGCTGTGGCAGAGCCCGCTGACAATTCCTGGAGGCACCCGGCAGTCTCCCATCAACATCCAGTGGAGGGACAGTGTTTATGATCCCTTCCTGAAGCCTCTGAAAATCAGCTATGACCCAACCACCTGTCTTCACATCTGGAACAATGGCTACTCCTTCCTGGTGGAGTTTGATGATTCTACTGACAGATCAA tcATCATTGGAGGGCCCTTGGAAAACCAGTACAGGCTAAAGCAGTTCCACTTCCACTGGGGAGCTATAAACGACTGGGGCTCAGAGCACACTGTTGACAGTAAATTTTACCCAGCAGAG ctgcatttggtGCACTGGAATGCTGTGGAGTACCCGAGTTTTGAGGATGCTGTGATGGAAGGGAATGGCTTGGCTGTTATTGGAGTGTTCTTAAAG ctgggagcacGGCACGAAGGGCTGCAGACCCTGGTGGATGCCCTGCCAGCAGTCAGACACAAG GACACTGTGATCGAGTTTGATGTCTTTGATCCCTCCTGTTTGATCCCTTCCTGCCCTGATTACTGGACCTATGCCGGCTCTTTGACCACTCCCCCCCTCACTGAATCAGTCACGTGGATCATTAAGAAGAAGCCAATAGAGGTGGATGAAGACCAG CTGGAGGCCTTTCGGATGCTGCTGTTCACGTCGGACGGcgaggaggagaagaggatggTGGATAACTTCCGCCCGCTGCAGCCGCTGATGAACCGCACGGTGCGCTCGTCCTTCCGCCCGCAGCGCCGGCGGGACCCCGCGCTCCGGCCCCACGCCGAGCAGCTCGGGCCTTAG
- the CA5A gene encoding carbonic anhydrase 5A, mitochondrial isoform X4 — protein sequence MNGVKVPALVRLSKQLQSLRAVPARPCSLAACSQKKARNAALHPLWQSPLTIPGGTRQSPINIQWRDSVYDPFLKPLKISYDPTTCLHIWNNGYSFLVEFDDSTDRSIIIGGPLENQYRLKQFHFHWGAINDWGSEHTVDSKFYPAELHLVHWNAVEYPSFEDAVMEGNGLAVIGVFLKLGARHEGLQTLVDALPAVRHKDTVIEFDVFDPSCLIPSCPDYWTYAGSLTTPPLTESVTWIIKKKPIEVDEDQNKCLPFAMNSQPGELTGK from the exons ATGAATGGTGTGAAGGTACCAGCCCTGGTGCGTCTCTCCAAGCAGCTGCAAAGCCTTCGAGCTGTGCCAGCACGGCCgtgcagcctggctgcctgctcccagaaaAAAGCCAGGAATGCTGCCT TGCATCCGCTGTGGCAGAGCCCGCTGACAATTCCTGGAGGCACCCGGCAGTCTCCCATCAACATCCAGTGGAGGGACAGTGTTTATGATCCCTTCCTGAAGCCTCTGAAAATCAGCTATGACCCAACCACCTGTCTTCACATCTGGAACAATGGCTACTCCTTCCTGGTGGAGTTTGATGATTCTACTGACAGATCAA tcATCATTGGAGGGCCCTTGGAAAACCAGTACAGGCTAAAGCAGTTCCACTTCCACTGGGGAGCTATAAACGACTGGGGCTCAGAGCACACTGTTGACAGTAAATTTTACCCAGCAGAG ctgcatttggtGCACTGGAATGCTGTGGAGTACCCGAGTTTTGAGGATGCTGTGATGGAAGGGAATGGCTTGGCTGTTATTGGAGTGTTCTTAAAG ctgggagcacGGCACGAAGGGCTGCAGACCCTGGTGGATGCCCTGCCAGCAGTCAGACACAAG GACACTGTGATCGAGTTTGATGTCTTTGATCCCTCCTGTTTGATCCCTTCCTGCCCTGATTACTGGACCTATGCCGGCTCTTTGACCACTCCCCCCCTCACTGAATCAGTCACGTGGATCATTAAGAAGAAGCCAATAGAGGTGGATGAAGACCAG AATAAATGCTTGCCTTTTGCCATGAATTCCCAACCTGGGGAATTAACTGGGAAGTGA
- the CA5A gene encoding carbonic anhydrase 5A, mitochondrial isoform X2, whose amino-acid sequence MLPLLRRAWAAAAASSSCSSRRGSRRCSLGACCSYRLRDALHPLWQSPLTIPGGTRQSPINIQWRDSVYDPFLKPLKISYDPTTCLHIWNNGYSFLVEFDDSTDRSIIIGGPLENQYRLKQFHFHWGAINDWGSEHTVDSKFYPAELHLVHWNAVEYPSFEDAVMEGNGLAVIGVFLKLGARHEGLQTLVDALPAVRHKDTVIEFDVFDPSCLIPSCPDYWTYAGSLTTPPLTESVTWIIKKKPIEVDEDQLEAFRMLLFTSDGEEEKRMVDNFRPLQPLMNRTVRSSFRPQRRRDPALRPHAEQLGP is encoded by the exons ATGCTGCCGCTGCTCCGCCGCGCTtgggcggccgccgccgcctcctcctcctgctcctcacgGCGGGGCAGCCGCCGGTGCAGCCTCGGCGCCTGCTGCTCCTACCGCCTGCGAGACGCCC TGCATCCGCTGTGGCAGAGCCCGCTGACAATTCCTGGAGGCACCCGGCAGTCTCCCATCAACATCCAGTGGAGGGACAGTGTTTATGATCCCTTCCTGAAGCCTCTGAAAATCAGCTATGACCCAACCACCTGTCTTCACATCTGGAACAATGGCTACTCCTTCCTGGTGGAGTTTGATGATTCTACTGACAGATCAA tcATCATTGGAGGGCCCTTGGAAAACCAGTACAGGCTAAAGCAGTTCCACTTCCACTGGGGAGCTATAAACGACTGGGGCTCAGAGCACACTGTTGACAGTAAATTTTACCCAGCAGAG ctgcatttggtGCACTGGAATGCTGTGGAGTACCCGAGTTTTGAGGATGCTGTGATGGAAGGGAATGGCTTGGCTGTTATTGGAGTGTTCTTAAAG ctgggagcacGGCACGAAGGGCTGCAGACCCTGGTGGATGCCCTGCCAGCAGTCAGACACAAG GACACTGTGATCGAGTTTGATGTCTTTGATCCCTCCTGTTTGATCCCTTCCTGCCCTGATTACTGGACCTATGCCGGCTCTTTGACCACTCCCCCCCTCACTGAATCAGTCACGTGGATCATTAAGAAGAAGCCAATAGAGGTGGATGAAGACCAG CTGGAGGCCTTTCGGATGCTGCTGTTCACGTCGGACGGcgaggaggagaagaggatggTGGATAACTTCCGCCCGCTGCAGCCGCTGATGAACCGCACGGTGCGCTCGTCCTTCCGCCCGCAGCGCCGGCGGGACCCCGCGCTCCGGCCCCACGCCGAGCAGCTCGGGCCTTAG